The following are encoded in a window of Aromatoleum petrolei genomic DNA:
- a CDS encoding PAS domain S-box protein, with the protein MNPCTCVAAVVLTQDSFDNFRKTRSWTGDRMNLPDFRWRSLNTRITLVTLCIFLVSIWSLALYASHALRKDMRRLMGQQQFATATVLAAGVNDALAKRLHALEIFAGTIAATSGHDASDLQTLLERNPVLLDLFNGGVAVLDGGGTAIAGPPASAVRIGVNFADRDDVAAALRQGSATIGRPSMGEDARAAMFGMAAPVRDATGRVVGAVLGMTELSKPNFIDRIAGNAYGRTGSYVLVAPRDRRVFAASDKARIMEVLPAPGENPSIDRFIDGFEGSGVIRNVVGAEVLASVKSIPLAGWLAAVTLPIEDAFAPIRAVQRRVLVAAFLLSLFAAGLTWVLLKRQLAPMLNTVKTLAAISDLKAFPQPLPVVRQDEVGELIGGFNRLLETLSKGDRALRENERKLATILQNVDGYIYMKDRSGRYLFANRKVCELFGVTEQEIVGYGDEKFFDADTVAQIRSGDAQVLTEGRSFRMEETNRNRKDGRTSTYLTVKLPLRDESGEIYALCGISTDITERKQVEETLRESRVFVQGVLDSVPSQIAVLDGSGIIIAVNEPWRRFAIENGVEPGGTAPNTDVGTSYLAICGASENGATDGAGEGIRAVLDGRLPSFSFEYPCHAPNAQRWFAMTVNPLGADRKGVVVMHTDITSRRLAEDRLRLAASVFTHAYEGIALTTATGEIIDVNEAFCRITGYSREEVLGGNPRILKSGRHDEAFYAALWQRLAEDGCWQGEMWNRRKSGEIYPEHKTITVVRDEHGQVRHYVALGSDITERKNMEEQIRQLAFYDALTNLPNRRLFHDRMHQALAARRRTGRQGALLFIDLDNFKPLNDTHGHDVGDLLLVEVAQRLQNCVREMDTVARFGGDEFVVMLGDLLPDRVEARRHAEHIAQKILACLSDPYVLTVEHAGQGARTVRHHCSASIGVAMFLDTEVSEDLILKRADAAMYEAKEAGRGAIRIVDSVAGATLVELEALD; encoded by the coding sequence TTGAATCCTTGCACCTGCGTCGCTGCTGTTGTCCTGACGCAGGACAGCTTCGACAATTTCCGAAAGACAAGGTCATGGACAGGTGATCGAATGAATCTGCCTGATTTTCGGTGGCGATCGCTCAACACGCGGATCACCCTCGTTACGCTGTGCATCTTCCTGGTCAGCATCTGGTCGCTGGCCCTCTATGCCAGCCATGCGTTGCGCAAGGACATGCGGCGTCTTATGGGACAGCAGCAGTTCGCGACCGCGACCGTGCTGGCCGCGGGCGTCAATGACGCTCTTGCGAAGCGGCTGCATGCGCTGGAGATCTTTGCCGGCACGATCGCCGCGACCTCGGGGCACGACGCATCGGACTTGCAGACACTGCTGGAGCGCAATCCGGTCTTGCTCGACTTGTTCAATGGCGGGGTTGCCGTACTGGATGGCGGCGGCACCGCGATCGCGGGCCCGCCGGCGTCGGCCGTCCGGATCGGGGTGAATTTCGCCGATCGGGATGATGTTGCGGCCGCACTCAGGCAGGGAAGTGCGACGATCGGGCGGCCGTCGATGGGCGAGGATGCGCGTGCGGCGATGTTCGGGATGGCGGCGCCCGTCCGTGACGCCACGGGTCGCGTGGTGGGGGCGGTGCTGGGGATGACCGAACTGTCGAAACCGAATTTCATCGATCGGATCGCCGGCAACGCGTATGGTCGCACCGGATCGTACGTGCTCGTTGCGCCGCGCGACCGGCGGGTGTTCGCCGCGTCGGACAAGGCGCGGATCATGGAGGTGCTGCCTGCTCCGGGCGAAAATCCGTCGATCGACCGGTTCATCGACGGTTTCGAAGGGTCCGGGGTAATTCGCAATGTGGTCGGTGCGGAAGTTCTTGCCTCGGTCAAGAGCATTCCGCTGGCGGGCTGGCTTGCGGCCGTCACCCTGCCGATCGAGGATGCATTCGCGCCGATCCGCGCGGTACAGCGGCGCGTGCTGGTTGCCGCGTTCCTGCTCAGCCTGTTCGCTGCGGGGCTCACGTGGGTGCTGCTGAAGCGCCAGCTCGCACCGATGCTCAATACGGTGAAGACGCTGGCCGCAATTTCGGATCTGAAAGCGTTTCCGCAACCCTTGCCGGTCGTCCGGCAGGATGAGGTGGGTGAGTTGATCGGCGGGTTCAATCGGCTTCTGGAAACCCTGTCGAAGGGTGATCGTGCGCTGAGGGAAAACGAGCGGAAGCTCGCCACGATTCTCCAAAACGTCGATGGATACATCTACATGAAGGACAGGAGCGGACGGTACCTGTTCGCGAATCGCAAGGTGTGCGAATTGTTCGGCGTGACGGAGCAGGAGATCGTCGGGTACGGGGACGAGAAGTTCTTCGATGCCGACACCGTGGCCCAGATTCGCTCGGGCGACGCACAGGTCCTGACAGAAGGGCGTTCGTTCCGGATGGAAGAAACCAACCGCAATCGCAAGGACGGACGCACCTCGACCTACCTGACCGTCAAGCTGCCCCTGCGCGACGAGAGTGGCGAGATCTACGCGCTGTGCGGAATCTCGACGGACATCACCGAGCGCAAGCAGGTCGAGGAAACCTTGCGCGAAAGCCGCGTGTTCGTGCAGGGCGTGCTGGATTCGGTGCCGAGCCAGATCGCCGTCCTCGACGGCAGCGGGATCATCATCGCCGTGAACGAACCGTGGCGGCGATTTGCCATCGAGAACGGCGTCGAGCCGGGAGGAACCGCACCCAACACCGATGTCGGAACCTCATACCTGGCGATCTGCGGTGCAAGCGAAAACGGCGCCACCGACGGGGCCGGCGAAGGGATCCGGGCGGTGCTCGACGGTCGATTGCCGAGTTTCAGCTTCGAATACCCCTGCCATGCGCCAAATGCCCAGCGCTGGTTCGCGATGACCGTCAACCCGCTGGGGGCCGACCGCAAGGGCGTGGTGGTCATGCATACCGACATCACGTCCCGCCGGCTCGCCGAAGACCGATTGCGCCTTGCTGCCAGTGTTTTCACCCACGCCTACGAGGGGATCGCGCTCACCACGGCGACCGGCGAGATCATCGACGTGAACGAAGCTTTCTGCCGCATCACCGGCTACAGCCGCGAGGAAGTGCTGGGCGGCAACCCGCGCATACTGAAATCGGGGCGGCATGACGAGGCGTTCTATGCCGCACTCTGGCAGCGTCTCGCCGAGGATGGCTGCTGGCAGGGCGAGATGTGGAATCGCCGCAAGAGCGGGGAGATCTATCCCGAACACAAGACCATCACCGTCGTCCGCGACGAGCATGGCCAGGTCCGGCATTACGTTGCGCTGGGGTCCGACATCACCGAGCGCAAGAACATGGAAGAGCAGATCCGCCAGCTCGCCTTCTATGACGCCCTGACGAACCTGCCGAATCGCCGCCTGTTCCACGATCGCATGCATCAGGCGCTGGCGGCCAGAAGGCGCACGGGCCGGCAGGGTGCCCTGCTGTTCATCGATCTGGACAATTTCAAGCCGCTGAACGATACGCACGGCCATGACGTCGGCGATCTGCTGCTGGTGGAAGTGGCACAGAGGCTGCAAAACTGCGTGCGTGAGATGGACACCGTGGCGCGCTTCGGCGGCGACGAATTCGTGGTGATGCTCGGCGACCTGCTGCCCGATCGGGTGGAGGCGCGCCGCCACGCCGAGCATATTGCGCAGAAGATTCTCGCCTGCCTGTCCGACCCTTATGTGCTGACGGTCGAGCACGCCGGCCAAGGCGCTCGCACGGTCAGGCACCATTGTTCGGCAAGCATCGGCGTTGCAATGTTCCTGGACACCGAAGTCAGCGAAGACCTCATCCTCAAGCGGGCGGATGCCGCGATGTACGAGGCCAAGGAGGCCGGCCGCGGGGCGATCCGCATCGTCGATTCCGTTGCGGGAGCGACGCTCGTGGAGCTGGAAGCGCTCGACTGA